Proteins found in one Seonamhaeicola sp. S2-3 genomic segment:
- a CDS encoding alpha/beta fold hydrolase: protein MTHSLKTEGNYKYIEAGEGTPIIVLHGLMGGLSNFSSVINFFSKKGYQVIIPELPIYSMSLLKTNVKSFAKYLYDFIEFKGFDQVILLGNSLGGHIGLYHTKLYAEKVKALIITGSSGLYESAMGGGYTKRSDYEVIKKKAQEVFYNPEIATKEIVDDVYATVNDRNKLIKTLAIAKSAIRHNMAKDLPKMHTPTCIIWGKNDNVTPPEVAEEFHSLLPDSDLFWIDKCGHAAMMEHPDEFNAIMEKWLNERSF from the coding sequence ATGACGCACAGTTTAAAAACAGAAGGTAATTACAAGTATATAGAAGCAGGTGAAGGAACCCCCATTATTGTTTTGCACGGACTTATGGGAGGCTTAAGTAACTTTAGCTCTGTTATAAATTTTTTTAGCAAAAAAGGGTATCAAGTTATTATACCTGAGCTCCCTATTTACAGCATGTCTCTGCTAAAAACCAACGTAAAAAGTTTTGCAAAATACCTTTACGATTTTATTGAATTTAAAGGTTTTGACCAAGTAATTTTATTAGGAAACTCCCTTGGCGGGCATATTGGTTTATACCATACCAAACTTTATGCTGAAAAAGTAAAAGCATTAATAATTACCGGTAGCTCTGGGCTTTATGAAAGCGCTATGGGAGGCGGCTACACGAAGCGAAGTGATTACGAAGTAATAAAGAAAAAAGCACAAGAAGTTTTTTACAACCCTGAAATTGCTACTAAAGAAATTGTTGATGATGTTTATGCCACAGTAAACGACAGAAATAAACTTATTAAAACTTTAGCCATTGCAAAAAGTGCTATTAGGCATAATATGGCAAAAGATTTGCCTAAAATGCACACTCCAACTTGTATTATATGGGGTAAAAATGACAATGTTACACCGCCCGAAGTAGCTGAAGAATTCCACTCACTTTTACCCGATTCTGACTTGTTTTGGATTGATAAGTGTGGGCATGCTGCTATGATGGAGCATCCTGATGAGTTTAATGCCATTATGGAGAAATGGTTAAATGAGCGATCGTTCTAA
- the yihA gene encoding ribosome biogenesis GTP-binding protein YihA/YsxC has protein sequence MVIKSAEFVMSNSDVAKCPKSMLPEYAFIGRSNVGKSSLINMLTGRKSLAKTSGKPGKTQLINHFLINKNWHLVDLPGYGYARVSKSSKKVFQKFITQYFGLREQLVSGFVLVDIRHKPQPIDLEFMQWLGENGIPFSIIFTKADKLKPKAIENHIEDYKSILLETWEEMPNYFVTSSSKGIGKDAVLEYIDTLNNSMSN, from the coding sequence ATGGTAATAAAATCTGCCGAATTTGTAATGAGCAATTCTGATGTTGCTAAATGCCCCAAGAGCATGCTACCTGAATATGCCTTTATTGGCAGAAGTAATGTTGGAAAGTCTTCTCTTATAAACATGCTTACTGGCAGAAAAAGTTTAGCAAAAACATCTGGAAAACCAGGAAAAACGCAACTTATTAATCATTTTTTAATTAATAAAAACTGGCATTTAGTAGATTTACCTGGTTATGGATATGCTCGTGTTTCAAAATCTTCAAAAAAAGTATTCCAGAAGTTTATTACTCAATATTTTGGTTTACGGGAACAATTAGTTTCTGGGTTTGTTTTAGTTGATATTAGACATAAACCACAACCTATAGACTTAGAATTTATGCAATGGTTGGGAGAAAATGGCATTCCGTTTTCTATTATTTTTACAAAAGCAGATAAACTGAAACCTAAAGCTATTGAAAATCATATAGAGGACTACAAATCTATTCTCTTAGAAACTTGGGAAGAAATGCCAAATTACTTTGTTACTTCTTCTTCAAAAGGCATTGGTAAAGATGCTGTTTTAGAGTACATTGATACTTTAAATAACTCTATGAGTAACTAA
- the surE gene encoding 5'/3'-nucleotidase SurE, whose amino-acid sequence MTKKPLILVTNDDGINAPGIRTLISIMNTIGEVVVVAPDSPQSGMGHAITVDTTLFVDKVQIDDGPQTEYRCSGTPADCVKLAIRELLDRTPDICVSGINHGSNSSISVIYSGTMSAAVEAGIEGIPAIGFSLLDYSWNANFEASKTFVKNITEQVLENKLPNGIVLNVNIPNLPKNNIKGVKVCRQAKGNWVEEFDKRQNPSGKNYYWLSGKFVNLDGGEDTDEHALENGYISVVPVQFDLTAHPFIKELNTWNLNNSE is encoded by the coding sequence ATGACAAAAAAACCGCTTATTCTAGTTACCAATGATGACGGTATAAATGCCCCAGGAATTAGAACCTTAATTAGCATTATGAACACCATTGGAGAGGTTGTGGTAGTAGCCCCAGATAGCCCGCAAAGTGGTATGGGACATGCTATTACGGTAGACACTACACTTTTTGTAGATAAAGTACAAATTGATGATGGGCCACAAACAGAATACCGCTGTTCTGGCACACCTGCAGACTGTGTTAAACTAGCCATAAGAGAATTATTAGACAGAACGCCCGATATTTGTGTTTCTGGTATTAATCATGGCTCAAATTCTTCAATAAGTGTTATTTATTCTGGCACTATGAGTGCTGCCGTAGAAGCTGGTATTGAAGGGATTCCTGCTATTGGTTTTTCTTTATTAGATTACTCATGGAATGCTAATTTTGAAGCCTCTAAAACCTTTGTTAAAAATATAACAGAACAAGTTTTAGAAAATAAATTACCCAATGGTATTGTTTTAAATGTAAACATTCCAAACCTACCAAAAAACAATATAAAAGGGGTTAAAGTTTGTAGGCAAGCTAAAGGTAATTGGGTTGAAGAATTTGATAAACGCCAAAACCCCTCTGGTAAAAATTATTATTGGCTTTCTGGTAAATTTGTAAATTTAGATGGTGGTGAAGATACCGATGAGCATGCGCTTGAGAATGGTTACATATCGGTAGTTCCTGTTCAATTTGATTTAACAGCACACCCATTTATTAAAGAATTAAATACTTGGAATTTAAACAACTCTGAATGA
- a CDS encoding ABC transporter permease — MSHKSNSLKQLALQKFKKNFWGVFSFYFLVFVGCISVFAYVIAPDNSQHANQMHLSIHSKKPGFKVTILTIPSQFETQQSVLSKIFFGKKNTNTEVPISYYTINNEVLNYKEYASDGVEGVEKSIPLKSFPNKDVNKFINEKTFLFGTDKYGRDLLSRVLVGARISFFIGFVAVFISLLIGLLMGSLAGYFGGKVDAVIMWLINVTWSIPTLLLVIAITLALGKGFWQVFIAVGLTMWVEVARVVRGQIISAKEMQYVTAARALGFSDLRIIIKHILPNIMAPVIVISAANFAAAILIESGLSFLGIGAQPPMASWGAMIKDHYNYIILGKPYLAIIPGLCIMSLVMAFMLIGNALRDALDVKS, encoded by the coding sequence ATGAGTCATAAGTCAAACTCATTAAAACAATTAGCGCTCCAAAAGTTTAAAAAGAACTTTTGGGGCGTTTTTAGTTTCTATTTTTTAGTGTTTGTGGGGTGTATATCGGTGTTTGCATATGTAATAGCACCAGATAATTCGCAGCATGCAAACCAAATGCATTTATCTATCCATTCTAAAAAACCAGGATTTAAAGTAACCATACTTACAATACCTTCTCAATTTGAAACGCAACAAAGTGTTTTGAGTAAAATATTTTTTGGAAAGAAGAATACAAACACAGAAGTTCCTATTTCATATTATACTATTAACAATGAGGTTTTAAACTATAAAGAATATGCATCTGATGGTGTTGAAGGTGTAGAGAAATCAATTCCTTTAAAATCATTTCCAAATAAAGATGTAAATAAGTTTATAAATGAAAAAACGTTTCTTTTTGGAACAGATAAATACGGAAGAGATTTATTAAGTAGAGTGCTAGTTGGGGCTAGAATTTCATTTTTTATTGGGTTTGTAGCTGTTTTTATTTCTCTGTTAATTGGACTTTTAATGGGGAGTTTAGCAGGCTATTTTGGCGGTAAAGTAGATGCTGTTATTATGTGGCTTATTAATGTTACTTGGTCTATTCCAACTTTACTGTTAGTAATAGCTATTACACTAGCTTTAGGGAAAGGTTTTTGGCAAGTTTTTATTGCAGTAGGGCTCACTATGTGGGTTGAAGTAGCACGGGTAGTACGTGGGCAAATAATAAGCGCAAAAGAAATGCAATATGTAACGGCTGCAAGAGCACTTGGTTTTAGTGATTTAAGAATTATTATTAAACACATTTTACCAAATATTATGGCTCCAGTAATAGTGATATCTGCTGCTAATTTTGCAGCAGCTATTTTAATAGAAAGCGGATTGAGTTTTTTAGGTATAGGAGCACAACCACCTATGGCTAGTTGGGGTGCTATGATAAAAGATCATTACAATTACATAATTCTTGGAAAACCCTATTTAGCTATTATTCCAGGGCTTTGCATTATGAGTTTGGTAATGGCTTTTATGCTAATTGGTAATGCTTTGAGAGATGCTTTAGATGTAAAGAGTTAG
- the lpxB gene encoding lipid-A-disaccharide synthase — MKYYILAGEASGDLHGSNLMKALLNEDAHANIRFWGGDLMQATGGTLVKHYKERAFMGFIEVIMNLSKIFKLISFCKEDIKNFNPDVVIFIDNSGFNLRIAKWAKAEGFRTNYYISPQVWASRASRVKKIKRDIDNMFVILPFVKPFYEKYNYKVHFVGHPLIDAIADRKPISESDFRKTYNLSEKPIIALLPGSRKQEITKMLSVMLSLVDDFKDYQFVIAGAPSQELSFYQQFIKTDNVKFISNKTYDLLSVSYAALVTSGTATLETALFKVPQVVCYKGSAISYHIAKRIITLKFISLVNLVMDKEVVTELIQHDFNKRKLKEELEKILEGEKRKKMFEDYYELEKALGGKGASKKTAKLIYESIKQ; from the coding sequence ATGAAGTACTATATACTTGCAGGAGAAGCATCGGGAGATTTACACGGTTCTAACCTAATGAAGGCGTTACTGAATGAAGATGCCCATGCCAATATTAGGTTTTGGGGTGGCGATCTTATGCAAGCTACCGGCGGCACTTTAGTGAAGCACTATAAAGAACGTGCTTTTATGGGATTTATTGAAGTTATTATGAATCTTTCAAAAATCTTCAAACTCATTTCATTTTGTAAAGAAGACATAAAAAATTTCAATCCCGATGTTGTTATTTTTATTGATAATTCTGGCTTTAATTTACGCATAGCAAAATGGGCTAAAGCCGAAGGATTTAGAACTAATTATTACATTTCACCACAAGTTTGGGCATCTAGAGCCAGTAGGGTAAAAAAAATTAAACGTGATATTGATAACATGTTTGTTATTCTGCCTTTTGTAAAACCTTTTTACGAAAAGTATAATTACAAAGTCCATTTTGTTGGACACCCATTAATTGACGCTATTGCAGACAGAAAACCCATTAGTGAATCTGATTTTAGAAAAACTTATAACCTGAGTGAAAAACCAATAATCGCCTTATTACCCGGAAGCAGAAAACAAGAAATAACAAAAATGCTATCGGTAATGTTGAGTTTGGTTGATGATTTTAAAGATTATCAATTTGTTATTGCAGGAGCACCAAGTCAGGAACTAAGCTTTTATCAGCAATTTATAAAAACCGATAACGTTAAATTTATCTCTAACAAAACTTATGACTTGTTAAGTGTTTCTTATGCAGCTTTGGTTACATCGGGTACCGCCACTTTAGAAACCGCTTTATTTAAAGTACCACAAGTAGTTTGCTATAAAGGCAGTGCTATTTCATATCACATTGCTAAAAGAATTATTACTTTAAAATTTATTTCTTTAGTTAATTTAGTAATGGATAAAGAGGTAGTAACAGAACTTATTCAGCACGATTTTAACAAAAGAAAACTAAAAGAAGAGCTTGAAAAGATTTTAGAAGGTGAGAAACGAAAAAAAATGTTTGAGGATTATTATGAGTTAGAAAAGGCTTTAGGAGGTAAGGGGGCTAGTAAAAAAACTGCTAAATTGATTTATGAATCTATTAAACAGTAG
- a CDS encoding C40 family peptidase: MKKFLLIILVLFSFGSCKSSKKAKNNKVSTSKIITKTTKTNNSTKHKNSNNKVAVSKADGIVKFAKQFKGVRYKWGGTTKAGMDCSGLVFESFRSHDIYLPRISRDMAKKGIKLKLKDVKKGDLLFFKTKNRRNAINHVGLIVEIKNNDIKFIHATTSKGVIISGLNESYWLKAFVEARRIL; encoded by the coding sequence ATGAAAAAATTCCTTTTAATTATTTTAGTTCTTTTTAGTTTTGGCAGCTGCAAATCTTCAAAAAAGGCTAAAAACAATAAGGTTTCAACTTCAAAAATCATTACTAAAACAACCAAAACGAACAATAGTACCAAGCACAAAAACTCTAATAACAAAGTTGCAGTTTCAAAAGCTGATGGTATTGTAAAGTTTGCAAAACAATTTAAAGGTGTTAGGTATAAATGGGGTGGCACCACAAAAGCAGGAATGGATTGCTCTGGTTTAGTTTTTGAGTCGTTTAGATCACATGATATTTACTTACCTAGAATATCTAGAGATATGGCTAAAAAAGGCATAAAACTAAAACTTAAAGATGTGAAAAAAGGCGATTTACTCTTTTTTAAAACCAAAAACAGAAGAAACGCCATTAATCACGTTGGATTAATTGTTGAAATAAAAAACAACGATATTAAATTTATTCACGCCACTACAAGCAAAGGCGTTATTATTTCTGGACTTAATGAAAGCTATTGGCTCAAAGCCTTTGTTGAAGCGCGCCGTATTTTATAA
- the mraZ gene encoding division/cell wall cluster transcriptional repressor MraZ: MSFLTGTYECKVDAKGRLMMPAPLKKQMAAVLADGFVLRRSVFQKCLELYPMAEWQTLMQKMNKLNRFKKKNNDFIRRFTAGVKMVEVDANGRLLIPKDLTVFANISKNIVVASAINIIEIWDKDLYEQAIDDAALDFADLAEEVMGQDDEDGIS; encoded by the coding sequence TTGAGCTTTTTAACAGGAACATATGAGTGCAAAGTAGATGCTAAGGGTAGGCTAATGATGCCGGCACCCTTAAAAAAGCAAATGGCTGCTGTATTAGCAGATGGTTTTGTGTTGCGTCGTTCTGTGTTTCAAAAATGTTTAGAGTTATACCCAATGGCAGAGTGGCAAACACTTATGCAAAAAATGAATAAGCTTAATAGGTTTAAAAAAAAGAATAACGATTTTATCAGAAGGTTTACAGCAGGTGTAAAAATGGTTGAGGTTGATGCAAATGGGCGTTTGTTAATACCTAAAGATTTAACGGTGTTTGCTAATATTTCAAAAAATATAGTTGTGGCTTCGGCTATCAACATTATTGAAATTTGGGATAAAGATTTATATGAACAAGCTATTGATGATGCAGCATTAGATTTTGCAGATTTAGCTGAAGAGGTAATGGGACAAGATGATGAAGATGGAATATCATAA
- a CDS encoding carboxy terminal-processing peptidase: MKRNYKVLSLLLLLAFASCSFTTKSFDNPDKDKLLIQIITFVLERGHFDPIELDDSFSEELFNDYIETLDPFKRYFYESDIKDFEKYKLELDDQLKATNVTFFNVTHERLLKRIAEAREIYKEVLSKPFDYTIDETFNTDYDKDKFVKNKKELKERWRKQLKFSTLSNYDDIHIQEKQSKENDPSYVMKTEEEIEKEAREATLKSIDIYFNDNIDDLEREDWFGIYINTIVEEFDPHTYYLPPRSKEAFDMDMSGKLEGIGARLQKRMDYIKIVELISGGPAWRSGELDAEDIILKVKQEDEEYPIDIVGMRINDAIKYIKGPKGTKVTLTIKKVDGTIKDVEIVRDVVELGETYAKSSVVEKDGRIFGVINLPKFYVDFNDYKNVNAAQDVKKEIERLKAEGMEGLVLDLRNNGGGSLPTVVDMAGLFIEEGPIVQVRTTGSHKEVLKDRDRSITWDGPLVILVNELSASASEIMAAAMQDYKRAIIIGSKQTYGKGTVQNVQNLNDFVRSSTSTDLGALAFTTQKYYRINGGSVQLEGVHSDVTVPGRFSFIEVGEKEKDNPLPYDEITAADYTPWEYYFDYDATIQKSKERMKNNEQLKLIEENAKWVKSKIDETVVSLNYEVYKKDYEKNNQEAKKFDAMSNYKTNLTFRSHAYEKALFTQDTTDLKEKRERWHESLAKDVYIEEALNVLEDLKTSYPLKKVAAAKTKAAATVKH, translated from the coding sequence ATGAAAAGGAATTATAAAGTTCTATCATTACTACTGTTGTTAGCGTTTGCATCTTGCAGTTTTACAACAAAATCATTTGATAATCCTGATAAGGATAAGCTGTTAATTCAAATTATAACTTTTGTTTTAGAGCGTGGTCATTTTGATCCAATTGAATTAGATGACAGTTTTTCAGAAGAATTATTTAATGATTATATAGAAACTCTAGATCCTTTCAAAAGATATTTTTATGAATCTGATATTAAAGATTTTGAAAAATATAAGCTAGAGTTAGATGATCAACTTAAAGCTACCAATGTTACATTTTTCAATGTTACGCATGAACGTTTATTAAAGCGAATTGCCGAAGCTAGAGAAATTTATAAAGAAGTGTTATCGAAGCCATTTGATTATACTATTGACGAAACTTTTAATACAGACTATGATAAAGATAAGTTTGTTAAAAATAAAAAAGAATTAAAGGAACGTTGGAGAAAGCAACTAAAATTTTCTACACTTTCTAACTATGATGATATTCATATTCAGGAAAAACAGTCAAAAGAAAATGACCCTTCTTATGTAATGAAAACAGAAGAGGAAATAGAAAAAGAAGCACGTGAAGCTACATTAAAATCTATAGATATTTACTTTAATGATAACATTGATGATTTAGAGCGAGAAGATTGGTTTGGTATTTACATAAATACTATAGTAGAAGAATTTGATCCGCACACTTATTATTTACCACCTAGAAGCAAAGAAGCTTTTGATATGGATATGTCTGGTAAATTAGAAGGTATAGGCGCAAGACTTCAAAAAAGAATGGATTACATTAAAATTGTAGAGCTTATTTCTGGTGGTCCTGCATGGAGAAGTGGAGAGCTTGATGCTGAAGATATTATACTAAAAGTAAAACAAGAAGACGAAGAATATCCTATAGACATTGTAGGCATGCGTATAAATGATGCCATTAAATACATTAAAGGACCAAAAGGAACCAAAGTAACATTAACCATAAAAAAGGTTGATGGTACAATTAAAGATGTAGAAATTGTTAGAGATGTTGTAGAGTTAGGTGAAACCTATGCAAAATCATCAGTGGTTGAGAAAGACGGAAGAATATTTGGGGTTATTAATCTGCCAAAATTTTACGTTGATTTTAACGATTACAAAAACGTTAATGCGGCACAAGACGTTAAAAAAGAAATAGAACGCTTAAAAGCCGAAGGAATGGAAGGTTTAGTGCTAGATTTAAGAAACAATGGCGGAGGTTCTTTACCAACAGTTGTAGATATGGCAGGCTTGTTTATTGAAGAAGGGCCTATTGTTCAGGTTCGCACAACAGGGTCTCATAAGGAAGTGCTTAAAGATAGAGATAGATCCATAACATGGGATGGTCCTTTGGTAATTTTAGTAAATGAATTATCAGCGTCAGCATCAGAAATTATGGCTGCTGCAATGCAAGATTATAAAAGAGCAATCATTATTGGTAGTAAGCAAACTTACGGTAAAGGTACTGTTCAAAATGTGCAAAATTTAAATGATTTTGTTAGAAGTAGTACTAGTACCGATTTAGGAGCTTTAGCATTTACAACACAAAAATATTATAGAATTAACGGTGGTTCTGTACAGCTAGAAGGTGTGCATAGTGATGTAACTGTACCAGGACGTTTTAGTTTTATTGAAGTAGGTGAAAAAGAAAAAGACAACCCTTTGCCTTATGATGAAATTACTGCTGCAGATTATACACCATGGGAATATTACTTTGATTACGATGCTACAATACAAAAAAGTAAAGAGCGTATGAAAAACAATGAGCAGTTAAAGCTTATTGAAGAAAATGCAAAATGGGTTAAAAGTAAAATAGATGAAACAGTGGTGTCATTAAACTATGAAGTTTATAAAAAAGACTATGAGAAAAATAATCAAGAGGCTAAAAAGTTTGATGCTATGTCTAATTATAAAACCAATTTAACATTTAGATCTCATGCTTATGAAAAAGCGCTTTTCACTCAAGACACAACAGACTTGAAAGAAAAACGAGAGCGTTGGCACGAAAGTTTAGCTAAAGATGTTTATATAGAAGAGGCGTTAAATGTATTAGAAGATTTAAAAACATCATATCCATTAAAAAAAGTAGCTGCAGCAAAAACTAAAGCAGCAGCAACTGTAAAACATTAG
- the rsmH gene encoding 16S rRNA (cytosine(1402)-N(4))-methyltransferase RsmH yields the protein MEYHNPVLLKETVDGLEVVPNGVYVDVTFGGGGHSKEILKRLDENGRLFAFDQDKDALENAIDDPRFTLINENFRYVKRFLRLHGVRQVNGVLADFGVSSHQFDVPERGFSTRFEANLDMRMNQQNKLSAFHVVNEYEEEQLRQVFSQYGELRPAPAMARLIVEHRKKEPIVTSEQLKMVLRKFLPPRHENKVLAQIYQAIRIEVNQEIEVLKEFLLQTPEILVKGGRLSFISYHSLEDRLVKRFIRNGLFEGEPERDVFGNFEVPLKKVGKLIVPSQEEIKMNNRARSAKLRIAEKI from the coding sequence ATGGAATATCATAATCCAGTTTTGCTAAAGGAAACCGTTGATGGTTTAGAAGTTGTGCCAAATGGTGTTTATGTAGATGTAACCTTTGGTGGTGGCGGTCATAGTAAAGAAATTTTAAAAAGGCTTGATGAAAACGGAAGGTTGTTTGCTTTCGATCAAGATAAAGACGCTCTTGAAAATGCTATTGATGATCCTAGATTTACATTGATAAATGAAAATTTTAGATATGTAAAGCGCTTTTTAAGGCTACATGGTGTAAGACAGGTTAATGGGGTTTTGGCAGATTTTGGAGTTTCATCGCATCAGTTTGATGTTCCAGAACGTGGTTTTTCAACTCGTTTTGAAGCAAATTTAGATATGCGCATGAATCAGCAAAATAAATTATCTGCATTTCATGTAGTTAATGAGTATGAAGAGGAGCAATTAAGGCAAGTGTTTTCGCAATATGGAGAATTAAGGCCAGCACCAGCTATGGCAAGATTAATTGTTGAGCACCGAAAAAAAGAGCCTATTGTAACAAGTGAGCAATTAAAAATGGTATTAAGAAAATTTTTGCCACCGCGTCATGAAAACAAAGTGTTGGCTCAAATATATCAAGCTATAAGAATAGAGGTGAATCAAGAAATAGAAGTTTTAAAAGAGTTTTTGTTGCAAACACCAGAAATTTTAGTGAAGGGAGGGCGATTAAGCTTTATTTCATATCACTCTCTAGAAGATAGGTTGGTAAAGCGTTTTATAAGAAATGGTTTGTTTGAAGGAGAACCAGAGCGTGATGTTTTTGGGAATTTTGAAGTGCCACTTAAAAAAGTTGGGAAGCTAATTGTTCCTTCGCAAGAAGAGATTAAAATGAATAATAGAGCTAGAAGTGCAAAACTGAGAATAGCAGAAAAAATATAA